A single region of the Myxococcales bacterium genome encodes:
- a CDS encoding DUF389 domain-containing protein, which yields MIDLFIAVACALAAVYTTVREGKDAMAAAAGTAIGIALVPPLCTAGYGLGTGNHDMLQGALFALHRQLRGDHRGHRWRRCCCWASARSTPPRSRTTCSSARPRAAGPCRRPGHAPHRRPPPGAR from the coding sequence ATGATCGATCTGTTCATCGCCGTCGCGTGCGCGCTGGCCGCGGTCTACACCACCGTCCGCGAGGGCAAGGACGCGATGGCCGCCGCCGCCGGGACCGCGATCGGCATCGCGCTGGTCCCGCCGCTGTGCACCGCCGGCTACGGCCTGGGCACCGGCAACCACGACATGCTGCAGGGCGCGCTCTTTGCTCTTCACCGCCAACTTCGCGGCGATCACCGCGGTCACCGCTGGCGACGGTGTTGCTGCTGGGCTTCGGCCAGGTCAACACCGCCGAGATCGAGGACGACGTGCTCGAGCGCCCGTCCGAGGGCCGCTGGCCCATGTCGCCGCCCGGGTCACGCGCCGCACCGTCGGCCGCCGCCTGGGGCGCGCTGA
- a CDS encoding M23 family metallopeptidase: MAPAPARDRLRGPRRRADPPSRFDHTSLRILQPRLALAVWRGQRPFGRAVPIYNLFNRTPTPIERGWSVRKTQVRDFQGGALTYDSHNGTDFATAPGTVIVAPAAARVILVVSEFHRGGLKLLLDHGDGLATSCAHLARALVEPGQVVARGEPIALSGASGLNFVAALGADPPHLHFNVWLDGEPVDPFAVAGEASLAPRQRPHPGATDRDLPRRRSMTPASPPARRVPRSRPGGAAARDPRSGRARARHDLRAQLPADAVHGPCVAIRQPRRARPPPRPAICGHRLRAHPSAVAVR; this comes from the coding sequence GTGGCGCCTGCGCCTGCGCGAGACCGTCTTCGCGGTCCGCGGCGACGCGCTGACCCGCCGAGCCGGTTCGATCACACCAGCCTGCGCATCCTCCAGCCGCGCCTGGCGCTGGCGGTGTGGCGCGGCCAGCGGCCGTTCGGGCGCGCGGTGCCGATCTACAACCTGTTCAACCGCACGCCCACGCCGATCGAGCGGGGCTGGTCGGTGCGCAAGACCCAGGTCCGCGACTTCCAGGGCGGCGCGCTCACCTACGACAGCCACAACGGCACCGACTTCGCGACCGCGCCAGGCACGGTGATCGTCGCCCCGGCCGCGGCCCGCGTGATCCTCGTCGTCAGCGAGTTCCACCGCGGCGGCCTCAAGCTCCTGCTCGATCACGGCGACGGCCTGGCCACCAGCTGCGCGCACCTGGCGCGGGCGCTGGTCGAGCCCGGCCAGGTGGTCGCCCGCGGCGAGCCCATCGCGCTGTCCGGAGCGTCGGGCCTCAACTTCGTCGCCGCGCTCGGCGCCGATCCGCCGCACCTGCACTTCAACGTCTGGCTCGACGGCGAGCCGGTCGATCCGTTCGCCGTCGCCGGCGAGGCGTCGCTGGCGCCGCGCCAACGACCCCACCCGGGCGCCACCGATCGCGATCTGCCCCGACGACGATCGATGACGCCCGCCTCGCCGCCAGCTCGACGCGTGCCGCGATCCCGACCTGGCGGCGCGGCTGCGCGCGATCCCCGATCGGGTCGAGCGCGCGCTCGCCACGATCTTCGCGCGCAACTACCAGCCGATGCGGTTCACGGACCATGTGTCGCCATACGTCAGCCGCGCCGCGCGCGTCCCCCGCCTCGACCTGCCATTTGCGGCCACCGACTACGAGCGCATCCATCTGCCGTCGCCGTGAGGTGA